A genomic window from Candidatus Scalindua japonica includes:
- a CDS encoding IS1380 family transposase: MKKNVFKSKCKINKIGVTNDTLTGRGGMSLFVKYLSSVEIYPLLEEFFGDIRKSGKGLPVWNIFKQIFCWFYDGTSRHLNSFDQLRADEGYASVIENSQTEMVSSHQIKRFYKSFSWVCGGPFRKILRKMFIWRLRRENPEVIDLTLDTMVMDNDEAQKRYGVQPTYKKVKGFQPLQAIWNGKIVDAVFRGGKKHSNCGNTVVNMMRDLVRLIREEYSETVTIIVRLDSGFFDEKILQACDNLGVGFICTGKMYKGVKEYVGVQLEDQWDVYSNRNQEWKYLEFGYRCDSWERFYRAIYTRLSHDGEQRLLDFARPDNVILTNIGVNPKVLANCSTQEEERRLLHTETIIESHHMRGADELPHRGLKDFGFEELPFKRFVPNSVVYYCMLISYFLFETYKEDVLDGVMPIGSYATTVRRKALDFAAKIIGTGRQLILKVTQAVMDNLHFDILWQRSQKPIPIII, from the coding sequence ATGAAGAAAAATGTATTTAAAAGCAAGTGCAAGATTAACAAAATCGGAGTAACAAATGACACATTAACCGGCAGAGGAGGCATGTCTTTATTTGTTAAATATTTAAGTAGTGTAGAAATATACCCGTTATTAGAAGAGTTTTTTGGAGATATCAGAAAAAGCGGCAAAGGTCTTCCGGTGTGGAATATATTCAAACAGATATTTTGTTGGTTTTATGATGGGACGAGTCGCCACCTAAATTCATTTGATCAATTAAGAGCAGATGAGGGCTATGCATCAGTAATAGAGAATTCTCAGACAGAGATGGTGTCGTCACATCAGATAAAACGGTTTTATAAATCGTTTTCATGGGTATGTGGAGGCCCATTTCGGAAGATATTACGAAAGATGTTTATTTGGAGGTTAAGGCGAGAAAACCCTGAGGTCATAGACTTAACATTAGATACAATGGTAATGGACAACGATGAAGCACAGAAGCGCTATGGAGTACAGCCCACCTATAAGAAAGTAAAAGGTTTCCAGCCTTTACAAGCAATTTGGAATGGTAAGATAGTGGATGCGGTCTTCCGAGGTGGAAAGAAACACAGCAACTGTGGTAATACCGTGGTGAATATGATGAGAGACCTTGTGCGGTTAATCCGTGAGGAATATAGTGAGACAGTCACGATAATAGTCAGACTTGATAGTGGATTTTTTGATGAGAAAATATTACAAGCATGTGACAATCTTGGAGTAGGATTTATCTGTACTGGCAAGATGTATAAGGGAGTAAAGGAGTATGTAGGTGTCCAGTTAGAGGACCAATGGGATGTCTACAGCAATAGGAATCAAGAGTGGAAGTATTTGGAGTTTGGTTATAGATGTGATTCGTGGGAGAGGTTTTATCGTGCAATATACACCAGATTGAGTCATGATGGAGAACAAAGGTTATTGGACTTTGCGCGGCCAGATAATGTAATTCTCACGAATATAGGAGTTAATCCAAAGGTGTTAGCCAACTGTAGTACTCAGGAGGAAGAGAGAAGATTGTTGCATACAGAAACAATTATAGAGAGCCATCATATGAGAGGAGCAGATGAATTACCGCATAGAGGGTTAAAGGATTTTGGATTTGAAGAATTACCGTTTAAGAGATTTGTACCAAATAGTGTAGTATATTATTGCATGCTCATATCATATTTTTTGTTTGAAACATATAAGGAAGATGTATTAGACGGAGTAATGCCAATCGGCAGCTATGCAACAACTGTAAGGAGAAAGGCATTAGACTTTGCAGCAAAGATAATAGGCACTGGCAGGCAGTTAATCCTTAAAGTAACACAGGCAGTAATGGACAATTTGCACTTTGATATATTATGGCAACGAAGTCAAAAACCCATACCAATAATCATATAA
- a CDS encoding NAD(P)H-binding protein has protein sequence MKNLTFNTDDRVLILGGTGFIGKRLVSELTAKQIKIRLLVRNPSKVPEDFLKNKDIEIVKGDIVKGEGLKEAVRGIHTAFYLVHSMGGKSMFKTTEFARMDKDAAKNFISSADESDVKRVIYLGGLGETGKGLSEHLRSREEVAEILSSGKLQATVLRAAIIIGAGGASFVMLKYLVERLPVMICPKWIDTRIQPIAVKDVLAYLTGCLLNPDTAGKKFDIGGPDVLTYREMMQQYTEAVGIRRRIIFRAPVLSPHLASYWVDFVTPVPSGIAHPLIEGLKNEVICLDDSITRYVPINRTPFKDAVKIAVSKAKEMIQ, from the coding sequence ATGAAAAATTTAACTTTTAATACCGACGATAGAGTATTAATTCTTGGGGGAACCGGATTTATAGGAAAAAGACTGGTTTCTGAACTTACCGCTAAACAAATCAAAATCAGACTACTCGTACGAAACCCGTCGAAAGTTCCTGAAGATTTTCTAAAGAACAAAGATATTGAGATTGTAAAAGGTGACATTGTAAAAGGAGAAGGACTTAAGGAAGCTGTACGTGGAATCCATACGGCGTTTTACCTTGTACACTCAATGGGCGGAAAAAGTATGTTTAAAACTACTGAATTTGCCAGAATGGATAAAGATGCCGCAAAAAACTTTATTTCGTCAGCAGATGAATCCGACGTAAAAAGAGTAATTTACCTCGGCGGACTTGGGGAGACAGGAAAAGGTCTGTCAGAACATCTCAGAAGCAGAGAAGAGGTTGCCGAAATACTCTCTTCAGGTAAGCTGCAAGCAACAGTACTTCGTGCGGCCATTATTATAGGTGCAGGAGGAGCATCCTTTGTAATGCTGAAATATCTTGTGGAACGGCTGCCTGTTATGATATGCCCGAAATGGATAGACACAAGGATTCAACCAATTGCTGTAAAGGATGTCCTGGCATATCTTACCGGATGTCTGCTTAACCCGGACACAGCAGGAAAAAAATTTGATATTGGAGGACCTGATGTCCTGACCTACAGGGAAATGATGCAGCAGTATACAGAGGCTGTAGGAATTCGCAGAAGGATTATTTTCCGTGCGCCGGTTTTATCACCACACCTTGCATCTTACTGGGTAGACTTTGTAACACCAGTACCATCAGGCATAGCACATCCCCTTATAGAAGGATTAAAAAATGAGGTTATATGTCTGGATGACAGTATTACCAGATATGTTCCCATTAACAGAACACCATTCAAGGATGCGGTTAAGATTGCGGTTTCTAAAGCCAAGGAAATGATACAATAG
- a CDS encoding pentapeptide repeat-containing protein: protein MNSPGRVFNIVTFVFTAVYIQIVFFSLSQPVYGYDDVELIELLQTNNCKNCNLQSADLRGVNLIGACLISAKLMNADLEGADISTANLIGANLNGTNLKYVNFEGANLMHAKLGGADLSGANLAGADLRDASLRGANFNNTNVKSADFMWAKYLNNEQKYYLKKNGALNVSGLTM, encoded by the coding sequence GTGAATAGTCCCGGAAGAGTATTTAATATAGTTACATTTGTATTTACTGCAGTATATATTCAGATTGTGTTTTTTTCACTATCACAACCGGTATATGGATATGATGATGTTGAATTAATAGAACTATTGCAGACAAATAATTGCAAGAATTGTAATCTTCAAAGTGCTGACCTTAGAGGTGTAAACCTGATTGGCGCTTGCCTCATAAGTGCTAAACTTATGAATGCCGACCTTGAGGGAGCAGACATCTCTACTGCCAATCTGATTGGTGCAAACCTGAATGGAACAAATCTTAAGTATGTGAACTTTGAAGGTGCGAACCTTATGCATGCAAAACTTGGAGGAGCTGATCTGAGTGGGGCAAACCTGGCAGGTGCTGATTTGAGAGATGCAAGTTTGAGAGGAGCCAATTTTAACAATACTAACGTAAAAAGCGCAGACTTTATGTGGGCAAAGTATCTTAATAACGAACAGAAATATTATCTCAAAAAAAATGGTGCTCTCAATGTTTCCGGATTGACAATGTAG
- a CDS encoding ABC transporter permease gives MSLLFFYSLRNLLTRRLTTILTASGMALVVFVFASIIMLAEGLKKTLVETGSSNNVVTLRKSAETEVQSRIDRYQASILETLPEIALGEDGQRIFAKELLVLITMQKKHSDGIANVIIRGTGKHSLSLRPQVKLIKGRIPRRGTSEIIVGQSVAKRFKNTGLQQTLSFAMRSWNIVGIFDAGDTGFSSEIWGDADQLMQSFRRQTYSSIIFRLRNPDLLKELKTFISKDPRLTLSILREKDYYLKQSETMSTFLRILGISLTLIFSIGAVVGAMITMFAAVANRTAEIGTLRALGFQRKSILFAFLLESLILGFFGGCAGLLFASLLQLVTVSTMNFQTFSELAFSFSITPGIIIKSMTFSLFMGFAGGLLPAFRASRMNIVDSLREV, from the coding sequence ATGAGTCTCCTGTTTTTCTATAGTCTGCGTAATCTCCTCACAAGGCGATTAACAACAATACTTACCGCATCGGGTATGGCCCTTGTGGTCTTTGTCTTTGCCTCTATCATTATGCTTGCAGAAGGACTGAAAAAAACCCTTGTCGAAACAGGATCGAGTAACAACGTAGTTACTCTTAGAAAGTCTGCAGAAACTGAGGTACAGAGCAGGATAGATAGATACCAGGCATCCATTCTGGAAACCCTTCCGGAGATTGCCCTTGGCGAAGATGGGCAGAGAATTTTTGCCAAAGAACTTCTGGTTCTCATCACTATGCAGAAAAAACACAGTGACGGTATTGCTAATGTTATTATAAGAGGAACAGGCAAACATTCACTTTCTTTACGGCCTCAAGTAAAATTAATTAAGGGGCGGATACCAAGACGAGGTACATCTGAAATCATTGTCGGTCAGAGTGTTGCAAAACGCTTCAAAAATACGGGATTACAGCAGACTCTTTCCTTTGCCATGCGATCCTGGAACATTGTCGGTATCTTCGATGCCGGAGATACGGGGTTCAGTTCAGAAATCTGGGGTGATGCGGATCAGCTCATGCAGTCATTCCGACGCCAGACATACTCTTCTATCATCTTCCGGTTACGAAATCCTGATCTGCTTAAAGAGTTAAAAACCTTTATTTCAAAAGATCCACGATTAACCCTGAGTATCCTGCGGGAGAAAGATTATTACCTGAAACAGTCGGAAACAATGTCCACATTCCTTCGCATACTGGGAATTTCATTAACACTCATTTTCTCTATTGGTGCAGTGGTTGGAGCCATGATAACAATGTTTGCAGCTGTGGCTAATCGTACGGCTGAAATTGGTACCCTGCGAGCCCTTGGTTTTCAACGCAAGAGTATCCTTTTTGCATTCTTACTGGAATCTCTTATTCTCGGTTTTTTTGGAGGATGTGCCGGTCTGCTTTTTGCGTCACTACTGCAACTGGTAACTGTTTCCACCATGAACTTTCAGACATTTTCAGAGCTTGCTTTCAGTTTTTCTATCACACCGGGAATTATCATCAAGTCGATGACATTCTCTCTTTTCATGGGTTTTGCGGGAGGGCTCCTTCCTGCTTTCAGAGCATCACGAATGAATATTGTAGATTCACTCCGGGAAGTTTGA
- a CDS encoding ABC transporter permease: MIFKILFRNAFRHKLRTFLTVCGMAVAILSFGLLRTVIDAWYIGVEASSETRLVTRNSISLIFRLPLSYRDTIRQIDGVETVSYGNWFGGYYIDQKDFFANFAVEPHSYLELYPEYVIPDGQKVKFTSDRKGCLVGKKLADRFGWNLGDTITLTGTIFPGKWDFILRGIYEGRNKNIDETLFFFHWNYLNESIKKLQSTLKDHVGFYIIGIENPYIAAETSEAVDESFKNSLAETLTETEKAFQLGFVAMSEAIIKAIQLISLVVIFIILIVVANTMGMSVRERIGEYAVFKTLGFRTRQISLLIIGESMVITVFGGITGIIMTFPAAMGFSMAVGRFFPVFNITWETMCLDLAVTVTVGLLAGIFPAYRAVTVRIAEGLRRIG; the protein is encoded by the coding sequence ATGATCTTTAAGATCCTTTTTCGAAACGCTTTTCGCCATAAGCTGCGCACCTTTCTAACCGTGTGTGGTATGGCAGTAGCGATCCTCTCCTTTGGATTACTTCGTACGGTAATCGACGCATGGTACATTGGGGTAGAAGCCTCTTCTGAAACCCGTCTGGTAACAAGAAACTCAATATCACTGATCTTTCGACTGCCCCTTTCTTATAGAGACACAATTCGTCAAATTGATGGCGTTGAAACTGTCTCTTATGGAAACTGGTTTGGTGGATATTATATTGATCAGAAAGATTTTTTTGCCAACTTTGCCGTTGAACCACATAGCTACCTTGAACTTTATCCTGAATATGTAATCCCCGACGGCCAGAAAGTAAAGTTCACAAGTGATAGAAAAGGTTGCCTGGTGGGAAAAAAACTCGCAGATCGGTTCGGATGGAATTTAGGAGATACTATCACGCTTACCGGAACTATTTTTCCCGGTAAATGGGATTTTATCTTACGCGGTATTTATGAAGGCAGGAACAAGAACATAGATGAAACACTGTTTTTCTTCCACTGGAACTATCTTAATGAATCAATAAAAAAACTTCAGTCCACTTTGAAAGACCATGTTGGTTTTTATATTATTGGAATAGAAAACCCCTATATTGCGGCCGAAACATCAGAAGCGGTAGACGAATCCTTCAAAAATTCTCTTGCAGAAACACTCACTGAAACAGAAAAAGCATTTCAGCTCGGATTCGTAGCCATGAGTGAGGCCATTATCAAGGCCATTCAGCTTATATCGCTTGTCGTCATCTTCATTATCCTTATTGTAGTGGCGAATACCATGGGCATGTCCGTACGTGAAAGAATTGGAGAATATGCTGTATTTAAAACCCTGGGTTTTCGTACCAGGCAGATAAGTTTACTCATTATAGGTGAATCAATGGTAATTACCGTTTTTGGCGGGATCACCGGTATTATCATGACGTTCCCTGCTGCCATGGGATTTTCAATGGCAGTCGGAAGGTTCTTTCCGGTATTCAATATAACATGGGAAACTATGTGTCTGGACCTGGCAGTCACCGTTACCGTTGGACTTTTAGCAGGAATATTTCCTGCTTACAGGGCTGTTACCGTTCGTATTGCCGAAGGGCTCAGGAGGATAGGGTAG
- a CDS encoding ABC transporter ATP-binding protein, with translation MQSKELIVSINNVYKSYQRNTQIIRVLENISLEIRNGGYLALMGPSGSGKSTLLNLIAGIDHVDNGTIEVDGINITTLSETDLAHWRSFNVGFIFQFYNLIPVLTAFENVELPLLLTPLSKLERQEHVSAALSVVNMEDRIDHYPNQLSGGQQQRVAIARAIVTDPAILVADEPTGDLDRTSAENVLDLMDRLNSDLGKTIIMVTHDPWAGKRAHSMEHLDKGVLNHDL, from the coding sequence ATGCAGAGCAAGGAACTCATTGTATCAATTAATAACGTATACAAGTCTTATCAAAGGAATACTCAGATAATACGGGTACTGGAAAATATTTCACTTGAAATCAGGAATGGAGGGTATCTTGCACTTATGGGCCCTTCAGGTTCCGGTAAAAGCACACTCCTGAACCTCATCGCAGGAATAGACCACGTGGATAATGGTACAATTGAAGTTGACGGTATTAATATTACAACACTTTCCGAAACCGATCTAGCCCACTGGCGTTCGTTTAATGTAGGTTTTATTTTTCAATTCTACAATCTTATTCCAGTACTCACTGCCTTTGAGAATGTAGAATTACCACTGCTCCTGACCCCACTATCAAAGCTTGAACGGCAGGAGCATGTTTCTGCCGCCTTGAGTGTAGTTAATATGGAAGACCGGATTGATCACTATCCAAACCAGCTCTCCGGCGGCCAACAACAACGTGTCGCTATTGCCAGAGCAATTGTGACTGATCCGGCTATTTTAGTAGCAGATGAACCTACAGGTGATCTTGATAGAACATCTGCAGAAAATGTGCTCGATCTTATGGATCGCCTGAATAGTGACCTGGGCAAAACCATCATCATGGTAACGCATGACCCATGGGCGGGAAAACGAGCACATTCTATGGAACATCTTGATAAAGGCGTACTCAACCATGATCTTTAA
- a CDS encoding efflux RND transporter periplasmic adaptor subunit, which translates to MSTDDLSRLRIDRTKYQTHHKKRKKYFLLLIILSLSAGSGILYATGVLRPSTKVEVTNVTTIYPSQTFTLLNASGYVVAQRRSAVSSKITSWLESLLVEEGSIVKKGDIIATLENKDVVAALDKAKANREVARFELDQAEAELTETVLAFNRIKELLEEEVASASEYDISEARHKSANAAVAARKSALEASGSALKEAEVNLEYSLLRAPFDAVVLTKNADIGDIVTPVGAAANARASVVTIADMDSLQVEVDVSESNIEQVKADQPCEIQLDALPDKRFRGKVHMIVPTADRSKASVLVKVAFLDKESSILPEMSAKVAFLKRKIAENEHTPVRAVPASALVTNDGYDAVYLLMGNRVKKKKVTTGRRLDKMVEIISGLETGDRIALSPMDRLKNGKKVKIIEE; encoded by the coding sequence ATGAGCACTGATGATCTTTCACGGCTTCGGATTGACAGGACAAAATACCAGACACATCATAAAAAACGAAAAAAGTATTTTTTATTGCTTATTATACTTTCACTCTCTGCCGGTTCCGGGATTTTGTATGCGACAGGTGTCTTGAGGCCTTCTACCAAGGTAGAGGTTACCAACGTCACTACAATATACCCTTCTCAAACGTTTACTCTGCTCAATGCAAGTGGTTACGTAGTAGCTCAGCGTAGATCTGCCGTTTCCTCGAAAATTACCAGCTGGCTTGAATCCCTTCTCGTGGAGGAAGGAAGTATAGTAAAAAAAGGAGATATCATTGCAACATTGGAAAACAAGGATGTTGTGGCAGCACTTGATAAAGCAAAAGCAAACAGGGAAGTTGCCCGTTTTGAACTTGACCAGGCAGAAGCCGAACTCACAGAAACGGTTCTTGCCTTTAACCGAATTAAAGAGTTATTGGAAGAAGAGGTTGCTTCTGCATCTGAATACGATATTTCGGAAGCGCGACACAAAAGCGCCAATGCGGCTGTTGCTGCCAGAAAGTCAGCACTGGAAGCATCCGGGTCAGCATTAAAAGAAGCTGAAGTCAATCTTGAATATAGCCTTTTACGGGCACCATTTGATGCAGTTGTTCTTACAAAAAATGCAGATATAGGCGATATCGTAACACCTGTGGGTGCTGCAGCCAACGCACGTGCATCTGTAGTAACAATTGCTGACATGGACTCACTGCAAGTTGAGGTAGATGTTTCCGAATCTAACATAGAACAGGTTAAGGCCGATCAACCGTGTGAAATTCAACTGGATGCATTACCGGACAAACGATTTCGAGGGAAAGTACACATGATCGTGCCTACAGCCGACAGGAGTAAGGCATCAGTGTTGGTCAAGGTCGCATTTTTAGATAAAGAATCCAGCATCCTTCCGGAAATGAGTGCCAAGGTAGCATTTCTCAAGCGAAAAATTGCTGAAAACGAACATACACCAGTTAGAGCCGTACCTGCTTCTGCTCTCGTTACAAACGACGGATATGATGCAGTATATCTTCTTATGGGTAACCGTGTGAAGAAAAAAAAGGTTACTACAGGCAGAAGACTCGATAAAATGGTCGAAATCATATCGGGACTTGAAACAGGAGACAGAATAGCACTTTCTCCCATGGACAGATTAAAAAATGGGAAAAAAGTAAAAATCATTGAGGAGTAA
- a CDS encoding cupin domain-containing protein → MFTSKDFPKVPKNLTPQLPEDMNSLIHRQVRKTGVDKDFSAERRHPIAMADLPSTRYSVTFSGITPKSQGRKHRHTYHAISIITKGKGYVEIEGHKIDYEEGDIFEVPVWAWHQLHNPHDEPVEYLTFENAPELLNIGTALREEEA, encoded by the coding sequence ATGTTTACGTCAAAAGATTTTCCAAAGGTCCCGAAAAACCTTACACCTCAGCTTCCTGAAGATATGAATTCGTTGATCCATAGACAGGTAAGAAAAACAGGTGTGGACAAAGATTTTTCTGCTGAGAGACGACATCCTATTGCAATGGCTGATTTGCCATCAACAAGGTATAGTGTTACTTTCTCCGGAATAACACCCAAATCTCAAGGAAGAAAGCACAGACATACTTATCACGCGATATCAATTATTACCAAGGGAAAAGGTTATGTGGAAATAGAGGGGCATAAAATAGATTATGAAGAAGGTGATATCTTTGAAGTACCTGTCTGGGCATGGCACCAGCTTCATAATCCTCACGATGAACCTGTTGAATACCTCACGTTTGAAAATGCCCCTGAACTGCTTAATATCGGTACCGCCCTTCGTGAAGAGGAAGCGTAG
- a CDS encoding formylglycine-generating enzyme family protein codes for MKMLLFTALLLLLCSHRVIAEPEMVFVKGGCFKMGDIFGEGDRHEKPVHEVCVDNFYIGKYEVTQREWVEIMGKNPSNSQYRDDCPVENVSWKDIRKYLVKLKKKTGKKYRLPTEAEWEYAARSGGKKELWAGTSNTVNLRAYAWFRDNSHKQTHPVGMKRPNELGIYDMSGNVQEWVYDAYDANYYQTSPDDNPKGVPYEPNIVRVYRGGSSLSDPWMLRTTNRARNKPYVKGPMLGFRLALSVQ; via the coding sequence ATGAAAATGTTGCTTTTTACTGCTTTATTGTTACTTTTGTGTTCCCATAGAGTTATTGCGGAACCAGAAATGGTGTTTGTCAAAGGTGGATGTTTCAAGATGGGAGATATTTTCGGAGAAGGGGACAGACATGAAAAGCCCGTACATGAGGTATGTGTAGACAATTTTTATATTGGAAAATATGAGGTGACACAAAGGGAATGGGTAGAAATAATGGGTAAAAATCCATCTAATTCTCAATATCGTGATGACTGCCCGGTAGAGAATGTGAGTTGGAAAGACATTAGAAAGTATTTAGTTAAACTAAAGAAAAAGACTGGCAAGAAGTACCGATTACCAACAGAAGCGGAATGGGAATATGCAGCGAGAAGTGGCGGTAAGAAGGAACTCTGGGCAGGAACCAGCAATACGGTTAATTTAAGAGCTTATGCATGGTTTAGAGATAATTCACATAAACAAACACACCCAGTAGGTATGAAAAGACCAAATGAACTCGGTATATACGATATGAGTGGGAATGTACAAGAGTGGGTTTATGATGCATACGATGCGAATTATTATCAAACAAGTCCTGATGATAATCCAAAAGGAGTCCCATATGAACCTAACATTGTACGTGTTTACCGTGGTGGTTCCTCGTTAAGTGACCCATGGATGCTACGTACAACCAACCGTGCCAGGAATAAGCCATATGTCAAGGGCCCCATGCTTGGGTTTCGTCTGGCACTTTCCGTCCAGTAG
- a CDS encoding Crp/Fnr family transcriptional regulator, which translates to MDYLIHIANILYFFSYSVKDIFALRLLTMLAMCFLIPYFYFQPQPLWAPICWNILFSLINIYRIYLLHQERRPVHFTEKEQSLYNLIFRSISPWKFSKLLNIGEWKVAVKGQCVFPEKVVLDRILLITSGILVVEKNGNCLARLGEGQFVGELSFLTSEPINASVVAEQPTEYFSMQADKLKKLFFRRPSAPRCISNNYQS; encoded by the coding sequence ATGGACTATCTCATTCATATTGCAAACATCCTCTATTTTTTTTCTTACTCGGTTAAAGATATCTTTGCATTACGACTTCTTACAATGCTTGCAATGTGTTTTCTCATACCATATTTTTATTTTCAACCTCAACCATTGTGGGCACCAATTTGTTGGAATATTCTTTTTTCTTTAATCAATATTTACCGCATTTATCTTCTCCATCAGGAGAGAAGACCCGTACATTTTACAGAAAAAGAACAATCATTGTACAACCTTATTTTTCGCTCTATAAGTCCCTGGAAGTTTTCTAAATTGCTGAATATAGGGGAATGGAAGGTCGCGGTAAAAGGCCAGTGTGTCTTTCCGGAAAAAGTAGTTTTAGATAGAATTTTATTAATCACTTCTGGAATACTGGTTGTCGAAAAAAATGGAAATTGCCTCGCCAGGCTGGGAGAAGGACAGTTCGTTGGTGAACTAAGTTTTTTGACATCAGAGCCAATAAATGCAAGCGTTGTAGCTGAACAGCCAACCGAGTATTTTTCAATGCAAGCGGACAAACTAAAAAAGTTATTTTTCAGAAGACCCTCTGCTCCGCGGTGCATTTCAAACAATTATCAGTCATGA
- a CDS encoding peroxiredoxin-like family protein translates to MKIDKKLPSNFLELIVLDQNGKSIRMSSVLCRERATLIIFLRHFGCIGCSVQMAELTNRLAELESLGLKIVLIGNGKFQYIQGFIERYKLEDSQVVIVTDPSLQSYRAVEMRRSIWATFGWNAVRGIIRAVIHGHFQNSLEGDLLQQGGTILLDQDQRIVFCHRNKSLTEYAEMTDLVDSIYLLLMKDTAPYCGKW, encoded by the coding sequence ATGAAGATTGACAAAAAACTTCCAAGTAATTTTCTTGAGTTAATAGTTCTAGACCAGAATGGCAAGTCCATTAGAATGAGTTCCGTGTTGTGCAGAGAGAGAGCTACGCTCATTATATTCCTGAGACATTTCGGCTGTATTGGTTGTAGTGTACAGATGGCGGAGTTAACAAACCGATTGGCAGAACTCGAATCACTTGGTCTGAAAATTGTACTTATTGGAAATGGAAAATTTCAGTATATTCAGGGTTTTATAGAACGCTATAAACTTGAAGATAGTCAAGTTGTTATTGTAACAGACCCTTCACTACAGTCATACCGTGCGGTTGAAATGAGGCGTTCAATATGGGCGACGTTTGGATGGAACGCAGTTCGCGGTATTATTCGCGCAGTAATTCACGGACATTTTCAAAACTCTCTTGAAGGAGATCTACTTCAACAAGGTGGCACTATTTTATTAGATCAAGATCAACGAATAGTTTTCTGTCATCGGAATAAAAGTCTAACTGAATATGCAGAAATGACTGACCTCGTTGATTCTATTTATCTGCTTCTGATGAAAGATACCGCACCGTATTGCGGTAAGTGGTGA